A DNA window from Mycolicibacter terrae contains the following coding sequences:
- a CDS encoding NAD(P)/FAD-dependent oxidoreductase encodes MTQRFDLAIVGGGPAGSAAAWQARQAGASVVVLDKADFPRDKPCGDGLTARAVSYLQKMGLSEQVDKFHRVNRVKVFSPSPWQLSFPRRPGMPDHGYVARRPELDTLLLKHAESAGAQVRQSAEAAGPILDDTGRVVGVLLKSGEKVLADAVIAADGAYSPIKRALKLDSDYNGYSAIAIRAEMPAVRPDVDSLDIYMKLVFQGDQLPGYGWVFPLGGGRVNIGLGYVNSYKNWHAINATDFLGEFLETLPRDWELPSIAELKKSKTVRAWRLPMGFTAWPPWRPGVLFTGDSLGAGRPTSGAGISKALESGLAAGECAVAALTNSGPDDFTNYAQRMQAAWGREYKRGRFFHKLAGMPTLANAGVKLLDNARFRDVMLSRLYKGQQGPSHTY; translated from the coding sequence GTGACGCAACGATTCGACCTGGCCATTGTCGGCGGAGGCCCCGCAGGGTCGGCGGCCGCCTGGCAGGCGCGCCAGGCCGGCGCGAGCGTCGTCGTACTGGACAAGGCCGACTTCCCGCGCGACAAGCCCTGCGGTGACGGCCTGACCGCTCGCGCGGTCAGCTACCTGCAGAAGATGGGCCTGTCCGAACAGGTCGACAAGTTTCACCGGGTCAATCGGGTGAAGGTGTTCAGCCCGAGCCCCTGGCAGCTGTCGTTTCCGCGTCGGCCGGGGATGCCCGATCACGGGTACGTGGCGCGGCGGCCCGAGTTGGACACCCTGCTGCTCAAGCACGCCGAATCGGCCGGGGCGCAGGTTCGCCAGTCCGCCGAGGCCGCCGGGCCGATTCTCGACGACACCGGCCGAGTGGTCGGGGTGCTGCTCAAGAGCGGCGAGAAGGTGCTGGCCGACGCGGTGATCGCCGCCGACGGCGCCTATTCGCCCATCAAGCGGGCCCTGAAACTGGACTCGGACTACAACGGCTACTCCGCGATCGCCATCCGCGCCGAGATGCCGGCCGTGCGGCCCGACGTCGATTCGCTCGACATCTATATGAAGCTGGTGTTCCAGGGCGACCAGCTGCCCGGTTACGGCTGGGTCTTCCCGCTGGGCGGCGGCCGGGTCAACATCGGCTTGGGCTACGTCAACAGCTACAAGAACTGGCACGCGATCAACGCCACGGACTTTCTCGGCGAGTTCCTGGAGACGCTGCCGCGGGACTGGGAGCTGCCATCGATCGCCGAGCTGAAGAAGTCCAAGACGGTGCGGGCCTGGCGCCTGCCGATGGGCTTCACCGCATGGCCGCCGTGGCGACCCGGAGTGTTGTTCACCGGGGACTCGCTGGGCGCGGGCCGGCCGACCTCCGGCGCCGGTATCTCCAAGGCGCTGGAGTCGGGCTTGGCCGCCGGTGAGTGCGCGGTCGCGGCGTTGACCAACAGCGGACCCGACGACTTCACCAACTACGCCCAGCGAATGCAAGCCGCCTGGGGCCGGGAGTACAAGCGCGGCCGGTTCTTTCACAAACTCGCCGGCATGCCGACGCTGGCCAACGCAGGCGTCAAACTGCTCGACAACGCGCGCTTCCGCGACGTCATGCTGTCCCGGCTCTACAAGGGCCAGCAAGGGCCATCCCACACCTACTGA
- a CDS encoding TetR/AcrR family transcriptional regulator: protein MRGTSRVNPADNGGKKVDARSERWREHRKKVRGEIVQAAFRAIDRLGPDLSVREIAEEAGTAKPKIYRHFADKSDLFQAIGQRLRDDLWEAIIASIDFATDPLRVIIRRSVEEYVALVDAHPNVLRFFIQGRFPERSESTMRTLNEGREITLAMAEMFNNELRDVELDRQGIDLAAFAAFGTATSATDWWLGPEPDSPRRMARDTFVAYLTTIMMGVVSGTAENLGATMDADRPIHEAVRRQPVA from the coding sequence GTGCGCGGAACGAGCAGAGTCAATCCGGCCGACAATGGCGGGAAGAAAGTCGACGCACGCAGTGAGCGCTGGCGCGAACACCGCAAGAAGGTCCGCGGTGAGATCGTCCAGGCCGCCTTCCGGGCCATAGACCGGCTCGGACCCGACCTGAGCGTGCGCGAGATCGCCGAGGAGGCCGGTACCGCCAAGCCCAAGATCTACCGGCATTTCGCCGACAAGTCCGACCTTTTCCAGGCCATCGGGCAGCGGCTGCGCGACGATCTGTGGGAGGCGATCATCGCCTCGATCGATTTCGCCACGGACCCGCTGCGGGTCATCATCCGGCGCAGCGTCGAGGAGTATGTGGCCCTGGTCGACGCCCATCCCAACGTCTTGCGGTTCTTCATTCAGGGACGGTTCCCGGAGCGGTCCGAGTCGACGATGCGCACCCTCAACGAGGGACGCGAGATCACCCTGGCGATGGCGGAGATGTTCAATAACGAACTGCGTGACGTCGAACTCGACCGGCAGGGGATCGACCTGGCGGCGTTCGCGGCCTTCGGTACCGCAACCTCGGCCACCGACTGGTGGCTGGGCCCCGAGCCGGACAGCCCGCGGCGGATGGCCCGTGACACGTTCGTGGCGTACCTGACCACGATCATGATGGGTGTCGTCAGCGGCACCGCCGAGAATCTCGGCGCCACCATGGATGCGGATCGGCCGATCCACGAGGCCGTCCGGCGTCAACCGGTCGCCTGA
- a CDS encoding PucR family transcriptional regulator yields the protein MDWTRPSEPVCELIRHGAQLMLSAPPESLDELHEATLSAVYTQAIASDPVLAEGIRRSNRANLLHWAAANVSHPAEPVPANLATESLLIVRDGFRRGLDESAVLDAYRVGTNVAWRSWMQTAFTLTNDPDELRELLDVTARSLTSFIDATIAGIGEQMQREREALTRGTHAERRETVALILDGAAITTQRAESRLGYRLDQSHTAAVIWSEDSTTNLTDLDAAAEALTRVESGQRALSVLASAATRWVWVPGPAGPDLAGVAAVLDTLPGVQIALGTTAAGIEGFRRSHLDAVATQRVMVRLGSTQRVARFTDIELVALISTEPEQADRFITHTLGDFASADAELRQTVLTFIHQQCNASRAAEHMFLHRNTLLRRIARANELLPTPVADNGVHVAVALEALRWRGA from the coding sequence ATGGATTGGACACGGCCATCCGAGCCGGTATGCGAGCTGATCCGGCACGGCGCCCAGCTGATGCTCAGCGCTCCGCCAGAGTCACTCGACGAACTCCACGAGGCCACCTTGTCGGCGGTATACACGCAGGCCATAGCCTCTGATCCGGTCCTCGCCGAAGGCATCCGCCGCAGCAACCGCGCCAACCTGCTGCACTGGGCGGCCGCCAATGTCAGCCACCCCGCCGAACCGGTACCGGCCAATCTCGCGACGGAGTCACTGCTCATCGTCCGCGACGGATTCCGCCGGGGCCTCGATGAATCGGCCGTCCTCGACGCCTACCGAGTGGGCACCAACGTCGCGTGGCGGTCGTGGATGCAGACCGCATTCACCCTCACCAACGACCCCGACGAATTGCGCGAACTACTCGACGTGACGGCCCGGTCGTTGACCTCGTTCATCGATGCCACCATCGCCGGAATCGGCGAGCAGATGCAGCGGGAACGAGAAGCCCTCACCCGGGGCACCCACGCCGAGCGTCGGGAGACCGTCGCACTGATCCTCGACGGGGCGGCGATCACCACACAGCGCGCCGAAAGCCGGCTCGGCTATCGCCTCGATCAAAGCCACACCGCCGCGGTGATCTGGAGCGAGGACTCCACCACCAACTTGACCGATCTCGACGCGGCGGCTGAAGCGCTGACCCGCGTCGAAAGCGGCCAGCGCGCGTTATCGGTGCTGGCGAGCGCGGCCACCCGCTGGGTGTGGGTTCCCGGACCCGCCGGGCCGGACCTGGCGGGTGTTGCCGCCGTGCTGGACACCCTGCCGGGAGTCCAAATTGCGCTGGGCACGACAGCGGCGGGCATCGAGGGATTCCGGCGCAGTCACCTTGACGCCGTCGCAACTCAACGCGTGATGGTGCGGCTGGGCTCCACCCAGCGCGTCGCCCGGTTCACCGATATCGAACTGGTGGCGCTGATCAGCACCGAACCCGAACAGGCAGACCGGTTCATCACCCATACCCTCGGAGACTTCGCGTCGGCCGACGCCGAACTACGGCAGACCGTCCTCACATTCATCCACCAGCAGTGCAACGCCTCACGAGCAGCCGAGCACATGTTCCTACACCGAAATACGTTGTTACGCAGGATTGCTCGCGCGAACGAACTATTGCCGACGCCGGTGGCCGACAACGGCGTGCACGTGGCGGTGGCATTGGAGGCACTGCGCTGGCGCGGCGCCTAG
- a CDS encoding flavin-containing monooxygenase, with product MTLTDHTAEDTGHRAPVHTRALIIGTGFSGLGMGIALQKQGVEFLILEKADEIGGTWRDNTYPGCACDVPSHLYSFSFEPKATWSRLFSPQPEILDYLKDVTDKYGLRRHIRFGSKVTRAAWDDDEFRWHVFTDDGQEYVAQFVVSGVGGLHIPRLPDIEGIDEFAGTAFHSAQWDHSVDLTGKRVAVIGTGASAIQIVPAIVDRVAELQLFQRTPAWVVPVPHHQLPDAVRQAFVVVPGLRYAVRAAIYWALEGVGFAMTKRPGLLRLIEAVGKLNIRRQVRDKELRRKLTPQYRAGCKRILYSGNNYYRAVADPKTTLVTERITRITRDGIVTADNVERAVDVIIYATGFHVTDSYTYVGITGPNGEDLVGRWNREGVQAHRGIAVADMPNLFFLLGPNTALGHTSVVFMIESQIRYVAKAIAAADKVGAQALAPSRAAQDRYNAELQDKLAGSVWITGGCNSWYLDEHGVNRTLWSGMTWQYWQSTRSLRAGEYRFSGVG from the coding sequence ATGACGCTGACCGATCACACCGCCGAAGACACCGGCCACCGGGCGCCGGTACACACCCGGGCGCTCATCATCGGGACCGGGTTTTCCGGCCTGGGCATGGGCATTGCGCTGCAGAAGCAGGGTGTGGAATTCCTCATCCTGGAGAAGGCGGACGAGATCGGCGGGACATGGCGGGACAACACCTACCCGGGTTGCGCCTGCGACGTGCCGTCGCACCTCTACTCATTCTCGTTCGAGCCGAAGGCCACCTGGAGCCGACTGTTCTCGCCGCAGCCGGAGATCCTGGACTACCTCAAGGACGTCACCGACAAGTACGGTCTGCGTCGCCATATCCGGTTCGGTTCCAAGGTGACCCGTGCGGCGTGGGACGACGACGAGTTCCGCTGGCATGTGTTCACCGACGACGGCCAGGAATATGTGGCCCAGTTCGTGGTCTCCGGAGTCGGCGGCCTGCACATCCCACGCCTGCCCGATATCGAGGGAATCGATGAATTCGCAGGCACGGCATTCCATTCCGCGCAGTGGGACCACAGTGTGGACCTGACCGGAAAGCGGGTCGCGGTGATCGGAACCGGCGCCAGCGCGATCCAGATCGTGCCCGCGATCGTCGACCGGGTCGCTGAGCTGCAGCTCTTTCAGCGCACCCCTGCGTGGGTGGTGCCGGTGCCGCATCATCAGCTGCCGGATGCGGTGCGACAAGCGTTCGTGGTGGTGCCAGGACTGCGCTACGCGGTGCGGGCCGCCATCTACTGGGCGCTGGAAGGTGTCGGATTCGCCATGACCAAGCGCCCCGGCCTATTGCGCCTGATCGAGGCGGTCGGCAAGCTCAACATCCGTCGACAGGTCCGTGACAAGGAGCTGCGCCGCAAACTGACGCCGCAGTACCGGGCCGGCTGCAAACGAATCCTGTACTCCGGCAACAACTACTACCGTGCGGTAGCCGATCCGAAGACGACGCTGGTGACCGAGCGGATCACTCGCATCACCCGGGACGGCATCGTCACCGCCGACAATGTGGAACGCGCCGTCGACGTCATCATCTACGCCACCGGATTCCATGTCACCGACTCCTACACCTATGTCGGCATCACCGGTCCGAACGGCGAGGACCTCGTGGGGCGCTGGAACCGCGAAGGGGTCCAGGCGCACCGCGGCATCGCCGTGGCCGACATGCCCAACCTGTTCTTCCTGCTCGGCCCCAACACCGCGCTCGGCCACACCTCGGTGGTGTTCATGATCGAGTCGCAGATCCGCTACGTCGCCAAGGCGATCGCCGCGGCCGACAAGGTCGGTGCGCAGGCGTTGGCGCCCAGCCGTGCTGCCCAGGACCGCTACAACGCCGAGTTGCAGGACAAGCTCGCCGGTTCAGTGTGGATCACCGGCGGCTGCAACAGCTGGTATCTGGACGAGCACGGGGTCAACCGGACCCTGTGGAGCGGCATGACCTGGCAGTACTGGCAGTCCACCCGCTCGTTGCGGGCGGGTGAGTACCGATTTTCCGGGGTGGGCTGA
- the nrdF gene encoding class 1b ribonucleoside-diphosphate reductase subunit beta codes for MKLIDRVSAINWNRVQDDKDLEVWDRLTGNFWLPEKVPVSNDIPSWGTLTDDEKQLTMRVFTGLTLLDTIQGTVGAVSLIPDALTPHEEAVYTNIAFMESVHAKSYSQIFSTLCSTAEIDEAFRWSEENVNLQRKAGIVMQYYRGDEPLKRKVASTLLESFLFYSGFYLPMYWSSRGKLTNTADVIRLIIRDEAVHGYYIGYKYQRGLAAVDEAKRQELKDYTYELLFELYDNEVEYTQDLYDGVGLTEDVKKFLRYNANKALMNLGYEALFPRDETDVNPAILSALSPNGDENHDFFSGSGSSYVIGKAVITEDDDWDF; via the coding sequence ATGAAGCTGATCGATCGGGTCTCGGCGATCAACTGGAACCGGGTTCAAGACGACAAGGATCTCGAGGTCTGGGACCGGTTGACCGGCAACTTCTGGCTGCCGGAGAAGGTTCCGGTCTCCAACGACATCCCCTCCTGGGGAACCCTGACCGACGACGAGAAGCAGCTGACCATGCGGGTCTTCACCGGCCTGACGCTGCTGGACACCATCCAGGGCACGGTCGGCGCGGTCAGCCTGATTCCCGACGCGCTGACCCCGCACGAAGAAGCGGTCTACACCAACATCGCGTTCATGGAGTCGGTGCACGCCAAGAGCTACAGCCAGATCTTCTCCACGCTGTGCTCGACCGCCGAGATCGACGAGGCGTTCCGCTGGTCGGAAGAGAACGTCAACCTGCAGCGCAAGGCCGGCATCGTCATGCAGTACTACCGCGGTGACGAGCCGCTCAAGCGCAAGGTGGCCTCCACCCTGCTGGAGAGCTTCCTGTTCTACTCCGGCTTCTACCTGCCGATGTACTGGTCGAGCCGGGGCAAGCTGACCAACACCGCCGACGTGATCCGGTTGATCATCCGTGACGAAGCCGTGCACGGCTACTACATCGGCTACAAGTACCAGCGGGGGCTGGCCGCCGTCGACGAGGCCAAGCGCCAGGAACTCAAGGACTACACCTACGAGCTGCTCTTCGAGCTCTACGACAACGAGGTCGAGTACACCCAAGACCTCTACGACGGGGTCGGGCTGACCGAGGACGTCAAGAAGTTCTTGCGCTACAACGCCAACAAGGCGCTGATGAACCTGGGCTACGAGGCGCTGTTCCCGCGGGACGAGACCGACGTCAACCCGGCGATCCTGTCTGCGCTGAGTCCCAACGGCGACGAGAACCACGACTTCTTCTCCGGCTCGGGGTCGAGCTACGTGATCGGCAAGGCCGTCATCACCGAAGACGACGACTGGGACTTCTAA
- a CDS encoding TIGR03619 family F420-dependent LLM class oxidoreductase: MWTYERLLFPDSPTDPYSPTTAEWPESSRQAADPLAILTAAAVVTEHVRLGTAVLIAALHTPVQLAKQLATVDQISGGRVVAGLGSGWSSDELRATGATRADRGRFLDETLNVFDAVWGSDPVTVRGPRVVIDHASVLPKPVSRIPVLLGGGGSNLGRHTSSKALQRIAEHADGWLPVLTTPGPAGATELRGTWERIREMASAAGRDPGRMEMIVVGNVTFTDRPAGSGRSAFAGTLDQIMDDITTAAAAGADELIVDLNLQDWFTSTQQMLETAVEIRERAVVW; the protein is encoded by the coding sequence TTGTGGACCTACGAACGGCTGCTCTTCCCGGACTCGCCCACCGACCCCTACAGTCCGACGACTGCGGAATGGCCGGAGTCTTCGCGGCAGGCCGCCGACCCCCTGGCGATACTCACCGCAGCGGCGGTGGTGACCGAGCATGTGCGTCTGGGCACTGCCGTTCTGATCGCCGCTCTGCACACACCGGTCCAATTGGCGAAGCAGTTGGCGACCGTCGACCAGATCAGCGGCGGGCGCGTGGTCGCCGGTCTGGGCTCGGGCTGGTCCAGTGACGAGCTGCGGGCCACCGGTGCGACACGAGCAGATCGCGGTCGATTTCTCGACGAGACGCTGAACGTCTTCGACGCGGTGTGGGGATCCGACCCGGTGACGGTGCGGGGACCGCGGGTCGTGATCGACCATGCCTCGGTCCTGCCCAAGCCCGTGTCGAGAATCCCTGTACTGCTGGGCGGCGGAGGTAGCAACCTGGGTCGTCACACCAGCTCCAAGGCCCTGCAGCGCATTGCAGAGCACGCAGACGGTTGGCTGCCGGTACTGACCACTCCCGGGCCGGCCGGCGCCACCGAACTGCGCGGAACCTGGGAACGTATTCGCGAAATGGCTTCTGCGGCAGGCCGAGACCCAGGCCGCATGGAGATGATCGTGGTCGGCAATGTCACCTTCACAGACCGTCCGGCCGGTTCGGGGCGATCGGCGTTCGCCGGCACCCTCGATCAGATCATGGATGACATCACCACGGCCGCCGCGGCCGGCGCGGACGAACTCATCGTGGACCTCAATCTGCAGGACTGGTTCACCAGCACCCAGCAGATGCTTGAGACCGCCGTCGAGATCCGCGAACGAGCCGTGGTCTGGTAG
- a CDS encoding NADP-dependent oxidoreductase produces MQAIVATDRAAGVGGLSLADVPYPIAAENDVIVEVHAAGFTPGELDWPATWTDRAGRDRTPSIPGHEVSGVVVELGYGTTGLSMGQRVFGITDWARNGSLAEYVAVEARNLAPLPADIDHVVAAASAISGLTAWQGLFDHARLVAGQTILVHGAAGAVGSIALQLAREAGARLIGSGRTEHRDTVLGLGADGFLDLQQDRLEDVGQVDVVFDVIGGELLDRSAPLVRSGGALVSIAEPPRVQPEHARAIFFVVEPDRSGLSAIERRLRDGRLRPLLGATCSLAQVPTAFDPARRGHGKTVVAVIGAD; encoded by the coding sequence GTGCAGGCGATTGTTGCAACTGACCGCGCCGCAGGTGTCGGTGGGCTTTCGCTGGCCGATGTCCCCTACCCGATTGCCGCGGAGAACGACGTCATCGTCGAAGTCCACGCCGCCGGTTTCACGCCCGGTGAACTCGACTGGCCGGCAACCTGGACGGACCGCGCAGGCCGTGATCGAACGCCCAGCATCCCCGGGCATGAGGTCTCGGGCGTCGTCGTCGAGCTGGGCTACGGCACCACGGGGCTCTCGATGGGCCAGCGCGTCTTTGGAATCACCGATTGGGCCCGCAACGGTTCGCTGGCCGAATACGTCGCCGTGGAGGCCCGCAACCTCGCACCGTTACCGGCCGACATCGACCACGTGGTGGCCGCGGCCTCGGCGATATCCGGGCTGACCGCCTGGCAGGGGCTGTTCGATCATGCCCGTCTTGTCGCCGGTCAGACCATACTGGTTCACGGCGCCGCCGGCGCGGTCGGTTCCATCGCGCTACAACTGGCCCGTGAGGCCGGCGCGCGGCTGATCGGTAGCGGCCGAACCGAACACCGCGACACGGTGCTGGGCCTGGGCGCCGATGGATTCCTGGATCTGCAACAGGATCGGCTGGAAGATGTCGGCCAGGTCGACGTGGTGTTCGACGTCATCGGCGGTGAACTGCTCGATCGTTCAGCGCCCTTGGTACGTTCCGGTGGCGCACTTGTTTCCATCGCCGAACCACCACGCGTTCAACCCGAGCACGCACGCGCCATCTTCTTCGTCGTCGAGCCGGACCGATCGGGTCTCAGTGCCATCGAGCGCCGACTTCGCGACGGCCGGTTGCGCCCGCTGCTCGGGGCGACGTGTTCGCTGGCCCAAGTTCCCACGGCATTCGACCCGGCCAGGCGCGGCCACGGCAAGACCGTCGTCGCAGTCATCGGCGCCGACTAG
- a CDS encoding nitroreductase family protein, with product MEIHEALYTTRMMRRLRPDPIPLDTQARILDAAVRAPNGGNTQRWHFLAVDDPELRRELAQLFRQARAVEYEKFASGTGPMVAPAPDADPTRHAETMRRIKSSGDYLADHFEDVPLLLFVFAIDDLGGANIYPAIWSALLAARAEGVGGVMTMVLRNVEDRISELLGVPVAQGWKMSAMLALGYPRGNWGVATNRRPVQEVSSRNRWGTPFGVEVPQPLWPHDYLAPDLATVV from the coding sequence ATGGAGATCCACGAAGCGCTGTACACCACCAGGATGATGCGGCGGTTGCGGCCCGATCCGATTCCGCTGGACACCCAGGCCCGCATCCTCGATGCCGCCGTGCGCGCCCCCAACGGCGGCAACACCCAACGCTGGCATTTTCTCGCCGTCGATGATCCCGAACTCAGACGCGAGCTGGCCCAGCTGTTCCGGCAGGCCCGCGCCGTCGAGTACGAGAAGTTCGCGAGCGGGACGGGACCGATGGTTGCACCGGCGCCCGACGCGGACCCGACCCGACATGCCGAGACCATGCGCCGAATCAAGAGCTCGGGTGATTATCTGGCCGACCACTTCGAAGACGTTCCGCTGTTGCTGTTCGTCTTCGCCATCGACGACCTCGGCGGGGCCAACATCTACCCGGCGATCTGGAGCGCGTTGCTGGCCGCCCGCGCCGAGGGCGTCGGCGGCGTCATGACGATGGTGCTCCGCAACGTCGAGGACCGTATCAGTGAGCTGCTGGGTGTGCCGGTTGCCCAGGGCTGGAAGATGTCGGCCATGTTGGCACTGGGCTACCCCCGGGGGAATTGGGGTGTCGCGACCAATCGGCGTCCCGTGCAAGAGGTTTCATCCAGAAACCGCTGGGGAACACCGTTTGGGGTCGAGGTCCCGCAGCCACTGTGGCCGCACGACTACTTGGCTCCCGACCTGGCCACGGTAGTTTGA
- a CDS encoding HD domain-containing protein has product MTTQPIETIADVVVPDTRLAREATDLVRSAEDDVLFHHSRRVYLFGALHGRLSGLQPDLELLYVAAMFHDFGLTTRYRSSTQRFEIDGADAARQFLLERDVDPSDADRVWLGIALHTTPEVPARLDTETALLAAGVKTDVVGVGRADLAVDDVAAVITAHPRPDFKNRILVAFNDGMKHRPETTFGTMNDDVLAHFDPAFERGNLVEAILNSPWPE; this is encoded by the coding sequence ATGACCACTCAGCCGATCGAGACCATCGCCGACGTCGTCGTACCCGACACCCGGCTCGCCCGAGAGGCAACCGATCTCGTTCGCAGCGCCGAGGACGACGTGCTCTTCCATCACTCGCGCCGGGTGTACTTGTTCGGAGCGCTCCACGGTCGCCTGTCGGGGCTACAACCCGATCTGGAACTGCTCTACGTCGCAGCGATGTTCCACGACTTCGGCCTCACCACGCGCTACCGAAGTTCAACTCAGCGCTTCGAGATTGACGGCGCCGACGCCGCACGGCAGTTCCTGTTGGAGCGCGACGTCGACCCGTCCGACGCCGATAGGGTGTGGCTTGGCATTGCGCTGCACACCACGCCGGAGGTCCCCGCACGCCTCGACACCGAAACCGCTTTGCTCGCCGCGGGTGTCAAAACGGATGTGGTCGGCGTCGGCCGGGCGGACCTCGCCGTGGACGATGTCGCCGCGGTGATCACCGCCCATCCGCGCCCGGACTTCAAGAACCGCATTCTGGTGGCCTTCAACGACGGCATGAAGCATCGTCCGGAGACCACCTTCGGGACGATGAACGATGACGTGCTGGCCCACTTCGATCCCGCCTTCGAGCGCGGCAACTTGGTCGAGGCCATTCTCAACAGCCCATGGCCCGAGTAA
- a CDS encoding GlxA family transcriptional regulator, with protein MLDVAGAGEVFAEANRFGANYRLKFASVDGGDVTTSIGTRLGVTGSLASIESADTVMVAGADTLPRRAIDPELVEAVRSLSGRTRRLASICTGSFVLAQAGLLDGRRATTHWHDVGLFSRAFPEITVEPDAIFVRDGDVFTSAGISSGIDLALALVEMDHGADLVRAVARWLVVYLKRAGGQSQFSTLVEAHPAPQSALRVVTDAIAADPGADHRVSTLATRACLSTRQLTRLFRSELGMTPAGYVEMVRIDAARAALDAGHSVTDTARLAGFGSTETLRRAFVEHLGVSPKAYRDRFRTALHS; from the coding sequence ATGTTGGACGTCGCGGGGGCCGGTGAGGTCTTCGCCGAGGCCAACCGCTTCGGGGCGAACTACCGGCTCAAGTTCGCCTCGGTCGACGGGGGCGATGTCACCACCTCGATCGGGACGCGATTGGGTGTTACCGGGTCCCTCGCGTCGATCGAGTCCGCCGATACCGTCATGGTCGCCGGGGCCGACACCCTGCCCCGCCGCGCGATCGACCCAGAACTCGTGGAGGCGGTCAGATCTCTCTCCGGCCGCACCCGACGGCTGGCTTCCATCTGCACCGGGTCGTTCGTCCTGGCGCAGGCCGGTCTGCTCGACGGCCGCCGTGCCACCACCCACTGGCACGACGTCGGGTTGTTTTCGCGCGCCTTCCCCGAGATCACCGTCGAGCCGGATGCCATCTTCGTCCGCGACGGCGATGTGTTCACCTCGGCGGGGATTTCGTCGGGGATCGACCTGGCGCTGGCTCTTGTGGAGATGGACCATGGCGCAGACCTCGTCCGCGCGGTGGCCCGGTGGCTGGTGGTCTATCTCAAACGCGCGGGCGGCCAATCACAGTTCTCAACTCTGGTCGAGGCCCATCCGGCGCCGCAGTCCGCACTGCGGGTGGTCACCGACGCGATCGCCGCCGATCCCGGCGCGGACCACCGGGTGAGCACCCTTGCCACCCGGGCCTGTCTGAGTACGCGTCAGCTGACCCGGCTGTTTCGATCCGAACTGGGGATGACTCCGGCCGGCTACGTCGAAATGGTCCGAATCGATGCCGCCCGTGCCGCGCTGGACGCCGGCCACAGCGTCACCGACACCGCACGCCTGGCGGGTTTCGGCAGCACCGAGACCCTCCGGCGGGCGTTCGTCGAACATCTCGGCGTCTCACCGAAGGCCTACCGGGACCGATTCCGCACGGCCCTGCACAGCTGA